From the genome of Sandaracinaceae bacterium, one region includes:
- a CDS encoding ATP-binding protein produces the protein MPRRQPPKPPSKASRPTKPTETTEIIETKTELDDDLDQLLESLKFKRLREVLSRELARAERDAPSYADFLRRILREELQDQQMRFLEHRIRRAKLPERWVLDTFPWKRQPAVKRAAMEQIAELDFVPRAENLVFVGPTGVGKTGIASAILLRALEHGYRGLFIKAQDLFDEMYQSLADHSSRRLLNRLSRLDLLLIDEMGYLNLRPEQSNIFFKLMEERYGQRATIITTNLDYDDWYDFLGNKPMVAALLDRLRHHCHTIRIDGPSLRDPSG, from the coding sequence ATGCCACGAAGACAACCGCCGAAGCCGCCGAGCAAGGCGAGCAGACCGACGAAGCCGACCGAGACGACGGAGATCATCGAGACGAAGACTGAGCTCGACGACGACCTCGACCAGCTCCTCGAGAGCCTCAAATTCAAGCGGCTCCGCGAGGTCCTTTCCCGCGAACTCGCACGCGCCGAACGCGACGCGCCGAGCTACGCGGACTTCCTCCGGCGCATCCTCCGCGAGGAGCTCCAGGACCAGCAGATGCGCTTCCTCGAGCATCGGATCCGCCGCGCGAAGCTCCCCGAGCGATGGGTCCTCGACACCTTCCCGTGGAAGCGGCAGCCCGCGGTGAAGCGCGCCGCGATGGAGCAGATCGCGGAGCTCGACTTCGTGCCCCGCGCCGAGAACCTCGTCTTCGTCGGACCGACCGGCGTGGGCAAGACCGGCATCGCCAGCGCGATCCTCCTCCGCGCCCTCGAGCACGGATACCGCGGCCTCTTCATCAAGGCCCAGGACCTCTTCGACGAGATGTACCAGAGCCTCGCCGACCACTCGTCGCGACGCCTGCTCAACCGCCTCTCCCGCCTCGACCTCCTCCTGATCGACGAGATGGGCTACCTCAACCTCCGCCCCGAGCAGAGCAACATCTTCTTCAAGCTCATGGAGGAGCGCTACGGCCAGCGCGCTACGATCATCACCACCAACCTCGACTACGACGACTGGTACGACTTCCTCGGCAACAAGCCCATGGTCGCCGCCCTCCTCGACCGACTCCGCCACCACTGCCACACGATCCGCATCGACGGCCCTTCGCTCCGCGACCCGTCCGGCTGA
- a CDS encoding IS21 family transposase, with the protein MLDRETRIAILRLQREGHGPRMIARAVGASRNAVRKVLRSGEADVPGIDRKMTLDPHLETVRGLHEYCGGNLVRVHETLLDKKIEVAYATLTRFCREHGIGVKERLPFGRYEFEPGEEMQHDTSPHVVRIGGRLTPVDCASLVLCFSRLQYAQVYPRWSRFECRAFFTEALVYFGGAAGRCVIDNTSVTRLRGTGKDAVIAPEMEALGKRFGFFFMAHELGDKNRSSRVEGPFNHIEKNFYAGRDFADVDDLNRQLRDWCVRVANKPKRSLGCAPIDLIQVERPRLRPLPVHVPEVYETYARRVDTEGYVNLHTNRYSVPARSVGRRVQVRETMHAVRIYDGHDLIAEHDRRQPGARRRILLEQHRGERRGRSRDRSMTPEEQTLRAASPTLGRLADELRKRHGGRAIRAMKQLHAMWLDYPLDPLVSAVEDALRYGLVDLMRIDSMVLERVRGDFFRLPASDDVEVDDDAPVSPASTPESERDDATKTTAEAAEQGEQTDEADRDDGDHRDED; encoded by the coding sequence ATGCTCGATCGAGAGACCCGCATCGCGATCCTGCGACTGCAGCGTGAGGGCCATGGCCCGCGGATGATTGCCCGTGCCGTCGGCGCGAGCCGCAACGCCGTGCGCAAGGTGCTTCGAAGCGGCGAAGCCGACGTGCCGGGGATCGACCGGAAGATGACGCTCGACCCGCACCTCGAGACGGTCCGCGGGCTACACGAGTACTGCGGCGGGAACCTCGTCCGGGTGCACGAGACACTGCTCGACAAGAAGATCGAGGTCGCCTACGCGACGCTGACGCGCTTCTGCCGGGAGCACGGCATCGGGGTCAAGGAGCGGCTGCCCTTCGGTCGCTACGAGTTTGAGCCGGGCGAGGAGATGCAGCACGACACGTCGCCCCACGTGGTGCGGATCGGCGGGCGCCTCACGCCGGTGGACTGCGCGTCGCTCGTGCTCTGCTTCTCGCGGCTCCAGTACGCGCAGGTCTACCCGCGATGGTCGCGCTTCGAGTGCCGGGCGTTCTTCACCGAGGCGCTCGTCTACTTCGGCGGCGCCGCCGGCCGATGCGTAATCGACAACACGTCGGTCACGCGTCTTCGCGGCACGGGCAAGGACGCGGTGATCGCGCCCGAGATGGAGGCGCTCGGCAAGCGCTTCGGCTTCTTCTTCATGGCGCACGAGCTCGGCGACAAGAACCGCTCCTCGCGCGTCGAGGGGCCCTTCAACCACATCGAGAAGAACTTCTATGCCGGCCGCGACTTCGCAGATGTCGACGACCTCAATCGTCAGCTCCGCGACTGGTGCGTGCGCGTCGCGAACAAGCCGAAGCGCTCCCTCGGGTGTGCGCCGATCGACCTCATCCAGGTGGAGCGCCCGCGGCTGCGCCCGCTCCCCGTGCACGTCCCCGAGGTCTACGAGACGTACGCGCGCCGCGTCGACACCGAGGGCTACGTCAACCTCCACACCAACCGCTACTCCGTCCCGGCGCGCTCCGTCGGCCGGCGAGTTCAGGTGCGCGAGACGATGCACGCCGTCCGCATCTACGACGGCCACGACCTCATCGCCGAACACGACCGTAGGCAGCCCGGAGCGAGGCGGCGGATCCTGCTGGAGCAACACCGGGGCGAGCGCCGCGGCAGGTCACGCGACCGCAGCATGACCCCCGAGGAGCAGACGCTCCGCGCCGCGTCGCCCACGCTCGGTCGCCTCGCCGATGAACTTCGAAAGCGCCATGGAGGAAGGGCGATTCGAGCGATGAAGCAGCTCCACGCCATGTGGCTCGACTACCCGCTCGACCCGCTCGTGAGCGCGGTCGAGGACGCGCTTCGCTACGGCCTGGTCGACCTCATGCGCATCGACTCGATGGTGCTCGAGCGGGTGCGCGGCGACTTCTTCCGACTCCCCGCGAGCGACGACGTGGAGGTCGACGACGACGCTCCCGTGTCGCCCGCGTCCACCCCCGAAAGCGAACGAGACGATGCCACGAAGACAACCGCCGAAGCCGCCGAGCAAGGCGAGCAGACCGACGAAGCCGACCGAGACGACGGAGATCATCGAGACGAAGACTGA
- a CDS encoding ParB/RepB/Spo0J family partition protein: MQLELHQLHLKYAALRLTDRARRAALMASLSSDGQQLPVVVVRTDHADRYVLIDGYQRVGALAALGRDVVEAAVIAMPEDLALAMSHRLQKSREPSALEEGWLLAELVVGHGHTQGSLPTLLGRDKSWVSRRLALANALPESVQARVREGRVGPRAATRTLVPLARANAEHCARLVENLPRPAPSARAIERLYEAWRKGDPDVKARIVDKPGLWLRANEERDGDGEAEPTLLGDLSMLASIAARAGRRIDGGAMATMTARERRRFERIAREARHAFGGLMARLAESDEDADHEDAAATSRAEEMKDARSRDPHRDPATAA, translated from the coding sequence GTGCAGCTCGAGCTCCACCAGCTCCATCTGAAGTACGCGGCCTTGCGGCTGACGGACCGCGCGCGGCGGGCGGCGCTGATGGCGAGCCTGTCGAGCGATGGGCAGCAGCTGCCGGTCGTCGTGGTGCGGACGGATCATGCGGACCGGTACGTCCTGATCGACGGGTACCAGCGGGTCGGCGCGCTTGCGGCGCTGGGGCGCGACGTGGTCGAGGCGGCGGTGATCGCGATGCCGGAGGACCTCGCGCTCGCGATGAGCCATCGGCTGCAGAAGAGCCGGGAGCCGAGCGCTCTCGAGGAGGGCTGGTTGCTCGCGGAGCTCGTGGTCGGTCACGGACACACGCAGGGGTCGCTGCCGACGCTGCTCGGTCGAGACAAGAGCTGGGTGAGCCGCCGACTCGCGCTGGCAAACGCGCTGCCGGAGAGCGTGCAGGCCCGGGTCCGTGAGGGACGGGTCGGGCCGCGGGCGGCGACGCGCACGTTGGTGCCGTTGGCGCGCGCCAACGCCGAGCACTGCGCGCGCCTGGTCGAGAACCTACCGCGCCCGGCGCCGAGCGCGCGTGCGATCGAGCGGCTCTACGAGGCGTGGCGCAAGGGCGACCCGGACGTGAAGGCCCGCATCGTCGACAAGCCCGGCCTCTGGTTGCGCGCCAACGAGGAGCGGGATGGGGACGGCGAGGCGGAGCCGACGTTGCTGGGCGACCTGAGCATGCTCGCGTCGATCGCCGCGCGCGCGGGTCGACGGATCGACGGCGGCGCGATGGCGACGATGACGGCACGGGAGCGTCGACGGTTCGAACGGATCGCGCGCGAGGCGCGCCACGCGTTCGGCGGGCTGATGGCGCGCCTCGCCGAGAGCGACGAGGACGCCGACCACGAAGACGCGGCGGCGACGTCGCGAGCCGAGGAGATGAAGGATGCTCGATCGAGAGACCCGCATCGCGATCCTGCGACTGCAGCGTGA
- a CDS encoding HNH endonuclease, protein MESGAKRNPQVIDPDAEVLARKQTEQGYVRAWGHFAGSQRAPVWVWEHRLVVQQLLGRPLADEEDVHHRDLDCANNALVNLVLLPTPVHLALHRALERRDAQAVFAVEERYLRNMYGCPQPQRGVVRRRKVEDERTARFVAAWEPRARLFADGVDRRLSGHFCHRFCHQRA, encoded by the coding sequence ATGGAATCTGGAGCGAAACGCAACCCGCAGGTGATCGACCCCGACGCCGAGGTCCTCGCGCGCAAGCAGACCGAACAAGGGTACGTTCGGGCATGGGGGCACTTTGCTGGGAGCCAGCGGGCTCCCGTCTGGGTTTGGGAGCACCGCCTGGTCGTTCAGCAACTGCTGGGGCGTCCGCTGGCTGACGAGGAGGACGTCCATCATCGCGACCTCGACTGCGCCAACAACGCACTCGTGAACCTGGTGTTGCTGCCAACTCCCGTGCACCTGGCGCTTCACCGAGCCCTCGAGCGCCGGGACGCACAGGCTGTCTTCGCCGTGGAGGAACGCTACCTCCGCAACATGTACGGCTGTCCACAGCCGCAACGTGGCGTCGTCCGAAGGCGGAAGGTCGAAGACGAACGAACGGCCCGGTTCGTTGCGGCGTGGGAACCGAGGGCCCGACTCTTTGCCGATGGAGTGGACCGGCGGTTGTCAGGACACTTTTGTCACCGGTTTTGTCACCAGCGAGCGTAA
- a CDS encoding sigma 54-interacting transcriptional regulator translates to MGSLDRTQPEELTPFVVVSSPEGLRVVELEAGRPLSVGSAADASVIVRGAGVLPLHATLLWQEDSVTLDCLPGASVHVGGKAAEPSQLLEPGEDVVVGDTQLVLGIPSTLDAVRRRTLTHQEFRERLYEELARAGRQSRPTTLIMVSTPPGGGNIVAERALESFRAGDVVGIYAQDELEFLLPDTALGTASTVVERLLDGLEGVSVGLSVAPLDADQPERLFWSARSALEADAARQRSARERREEDTGEVTGDVSLEEATDTLRAALDDVPSDSTWLLLTGEISTGKGLAARIVHERGPNPDGPFVTLYCSELFDADRLRLALGDTENPDADRDGADSTARIDAARGGTLLLDELGDLPREAHVAMRKALLARRDAFRVIGTTQRAIAGLVARGAFDAELFSLFASPPVELPPLRTRTADILPLATRFALEAGSPAPVRWSPGAVARLRSYPWPGNVLELKNAMHRAVKLAGHGELLGEHMPAEPMPIASNRGRLREHVDGMERDAIIKTLADCNHNQTHAAKALGISRRALIYKMEKFGLKPPPRSGRRTTTRPDPLP, encoded by the coding sequence ATGGGTTCACTGGACCGCACACAGCCCGAGGAGCTGACGCCGTTCGTGGTGGTCAGCTCGCCAGAGGGGCTCCGAGTGGTGGAGCTCGAAGCCGGGCGACCGCTCTCCGTGGGCAGCGCCGCCGACGCGAGCGTCATCGTGCGGGGCGCGGGTGTCCTGCCCCTGCATGCCACCCTCCTGTGGCAGGAAGACAGCGTCACGCTCGACTGCTTGCCAGGCGCGTCCGTTCACGTCGGGGGCAAGGCCGCGGAGCCGTCTCAGCTGCTCGAGCCAGGCGAGGACGTCGTCGTGGGCGACACGCAGCTGGTGCTGGGCATCCCCTCCACGCTGGACGCCGTGCGTCGCCGCACGCTCACGCACCAAGAGTTCCGCGAGCGGCTGTACGAAGAGCTGGCCCGCGCCGGCCGGCAGTCGCGGCCGACCACCCTGATCATGGTCAGCACGCCACCGGGTGGGGGGAACATCGTGGCCGAGCGCGCTCTCGAGAGCTTCCGCGCGGGCGACGTCGTAGGCATCTACGCCCAGGACGAGCTCGAGTTCCTGCTCCCGGACACGGCCCTCGGCACGGCCAGCACCGTGGTGGAGCGCCTGCTGGACGGCCTCGAGGGGGTCAGCGTGGGCCTGTCCGTAGCGCCGCTCGACGCCGACCAGCCCGAGCGGCTGTTCTGGTCCGCCCGCAGCGCGCTCGAGGCCGACGCCGCCCGTCAGCGGAGCGCGCGTGAGCGCCGCGAAGAGGACACCGGGGAGGTGACCGGCGACGTCTCGCTCGAAGAGGCGACGGACACGCTGCGCGCCGCGCTCGACGACGTCCCGAGCGACAGCACCTGGCTGCTGCTCACGGGCGAGATCAGCACGGGCAAGGGTCTGGCCGCGCGCATCGTCCACGAACGCGGCCCGAACCCGGACGGGCCCTTCGTCACGCTCTACTGCTCGGAGCTGTTCGACGCCGACAGGCTGCGCTTGGCGCTCGGAGACACCGAGAACCCGGACGCTGATCGGGACGGCGCCGACTCGACCGCCCGCATCGACGCCGCGCGTGGGGGCACGCTGCTGCTGGACGAGCTGGGCGACCTCCCGCGCGAGGCCCACGTGGCCATGCGCAAGGCCCTCTTGGCGCGACGCGACGCTTTCCGCGTCATCGGCACCACGCAGCGCGCCATCGCGGGCTTGGTGGCGCGGGGCGCATTCGACGCGGAGCTGTTCTCGCTGTTCGCCAGCCCACCCGTGGAGCTGCCGCCCCTGCGCACGCGCACCGCGGACATCCTGCCGCTGGCCACGCGCTTTGCGCTCGAGGCCGGCTCGCCCGCGCCCGTGCGTTGGTCGCCCGGCGCCGTCGCGCGGCTGCGTAGCTATCCCTGGCCGGGCAATGTGCTGGAGCTGAAGAACGCCATGCACCGGGCGGTGAAGCTGGCCGGCCATGGCGAGTTGCTGGGCGAGCACATGCCGGCCGAGCCCATGCCCATCGCGTCCAACCGCGGGCGCCTGCGCGAGCACGTAGACGGCATGGAGCGCGACGCCATCATCAAGACGCTGGCCGACTGCAACCACAACCAGACACACGCGGCCAAGGCCCTGGGCATCTCGCGCCGAGCGCTCATCTACAAGATGGAGAAGTTCGGGCTCAAGCCGCCGCCACGCAGCGGGCGGCGCACCACCACGCGGCCCGACCCGCTCCCCTGA
- a CDS encoding histidine phosphatase family protein, whose protein sequence is MSERAPIELTLVRHGESTFNVTGQWQGQGDAPLSPLGEQQALRVGARLARETFDRVVSSDLQRAHRTALATGHPVETREEWREIDVGRWEGLTRAEVAQRYPDEVNGAMRGDDVKIGGAESWSDLSARVERAMLTLLREVEPGARVCVVAHGGVIASLVSGVLGLREHRPRPIGRISNTAISRLAVQLDPTGQALAHARLLAFNDASHAFGVPAWASEMYEAGQRLVTLLADGPTLPMPWAGTDGNVLPVARVSGRSDAARGLADALRVPFEALDDAALSRVFEAPVVAAPETDGEGPSEGPAAAHPASREGRHVVVLPPADIARVVTARMRHAPEGPASVAAPTVGSVTNVVITRKGHTFADYASVRGEA, encoded by the coding sequence GTGAGCGAGCGCGCGCCCATCGAGCTGACCCTCGTCCGCCACGGCGAGTCCACGTTCAACGTCACGGGCCAGTGGCAGGGCCAGGGCGACGCGCCCCTCAGCCCGCTGGGTGAGCAGCAAGCGCTGCGGGTGGGCGCCCGCCTGGCCCGTGAGACGTTCGACCGGGTCGTCAGCTCGGACCTGCAGCGCGCGCACCGCACCGCGCTGGCCACGGGTCACCCCGTGGAGACGCGCGAGGAGTGGCGCGAGATCGACGTGGGGCGCTGGGAGGGCCTGACGCGCGCCGAGGTGGCGCAGCGCTACCCCGACGAGGTCAACGGTGCCATGCGCGGCGACGACGTGAAGATCGGCGGGGCGGAGTCGTGGTCGGACCTGAGCGCGCGGGTGGAGCGCGCCATGTTGACCCTGCTGCGCGAGGTGGAGCCTGGCGCGCGCGTGTGCGTCGTCGCGCACGGCGGTGTCATCGCCAGCTTGGTGTCGGGCGTGCTCGGGCTGCGCGAGCACCGCCCGCGGCCCATCGGGCGCATCTCCAACACGGCCATCAGCCGGCTGGCGGTGCAGCTGGACCCGACGGGACAAGCCCTCGCGCACGCGCGCCTGCTGGCGTTCAACGACGCGTCGCACGCGTTCGGGGTGCCGGCCTGGGCCAGCGAGATGTACGAGGCCGGGCAGCGGCTGGTCACCCTCTTGGCCGATGGGCCCACCCTCCCCATGCCGTGGGCGGGCACCGACGGGAACGTGCTGCCGGTGGCCCGGGTCAGCGGCCGCAGCGACGCGGCACGGGGGCTGGCAGATGCGCTGCGCGTGCCCTTCGAGGCGCTCGACGACGCCGCCCTCTCGCGCGTGTTCGAGGCGCCCGTCGTGGCCGCCCCGGAGACGGACGGTGAGGGGCCGAGCGAGGGACCCGCCGCGGCGCACCCCGCCTCGCGCGAAGGCCGGCACGTGGTCGTCCTGCCCCCAGCGGACATCGCGCGAGTCGTCACCGCGCGCATGCGCCACGCCCCGGAAGGGCCTGCGTCCGTCGCAGCGCCCACGGTCGGCAGCGTCACCAACGTGGTCATCACGCGCAAGGGGCACACCTTCGCGGACTACGCGAGCGTGCGCGGCGAGGCCTGA
- the clpP gene encoding ATP-dependent Clp endopeptidase proteolytic subunit ClpP translates to MTATFDPSLRPQAIGIPSIVETTHRGERVWDIWSRLLKDRIIFLGTPIDDHVANLVIAQLLFLESDDPDKDITIYINSPGGVVTAGLAIYDTMQYVRCPVSTVCIGQAASMAALLLAAGSKGMRRGLPHSRVMIHQPLGGYQGQATDIEIHAKEILSLKRRLNEIMSAHTGKTFDEVTRDTERDNFLSADEAQAYGILDEVINIRKPGPEKKKKSK, encoded by the coding sequence ATGACCGCCACCTTCGACCCCTCGCTCCGCCCCCAGGCCATCGGGATCCCCTCCATCGTCGAGACGACGCACCGCGGCGAGCGCGTGTGGGACATCTGGAGCCGGCTGCTCAAGGACCGCATCATCTTTCTGGGCACGCCCATCGACGATCACGTGGCGAACCTGGTCATCGCCCAGCTGCTGTTCCTGGAGAGCGACGACCCGGACAAGGACATCACCATCTACATCAACAGCCCCGGCGGTGTGGTCACGGCAGGGCTCGCCATCTACGACACCATGCAGTACGTGCGCTGTCCGGTGTCGACGGTGTGCATTGGCCAGGCGGCGTCCATGGCAGCGCTGCTGCTCGCGGCGGGCAGCAAGGGCATGCGCCGCGGTCTGCCGCACAGCCGGGTGATGATCCACCAGCCCCTCGGCGGCTACCAGGGTCAGGCCACCGACATCGAGATCCATGCCAAGGAGATCCTCTCGCTGAAGCGGCGCCTGAACGAGATCATGTCGGCGCACACGGGGAAGACCTTCGACGAGGTCACGCGCGACACGGAGCGCGACAACTTCCTGAGCGCCGACGAGGCGCAGGCCTACGGCATCCTCGACGAGGTCATCAACATCCGTAAGCCCGGCCCGGAGAAAAAGAAGAAGAGCAAGTGA
- the argE gene encoding acetylornithine deacetylase, translating into MRSLPSHVDILRSLVETPSVSSPDPDFDQTNVGVIDHLAELCEQLGFRVEVVPLTHAPHKANLIATLGPEDQPGGLVFSGHSDTVPFDRGSWQTDPFTLTKRADGSLFGLGVADMKGFFPCMLHAVREVGAGRLKKPVVLVATADEESTMWGAQQLVREGRRLGRHAIIGEPTGMRPVRKHKGVMMERILIEGDSGHSSDPSLGRNAIEGLGQVIAAIGRLREELAGRFHDEAFSVPGPTLNLGKVFGGDSPNRICARCELHLDVRPLPGMVPEEIRAELNRAVQEAVRDLGLSAECAALVDGVPPFETSADSEFVRACEATTGHAAMAVMFGTEAPYLNELGMETVVMGPGDISVAHQPDETLRVSDLEHATGLYAQLLHRFCGDDA; encoded by the coding sequence ATGCGTTCCCTGCCGTCCCACGTGGACATCCTGCGCAGCCTGGTGGAGACCCCCTCGGTCAGCTCGCCCGATCCCGACTTCGACCAGACCAACGTCGGGGTCATCGACCACCTGGCCGAGCTGTGCGAGCAGCTGGGCTTTCGCGTGGAGGTGGTGCCGCTCACGCACGCGCCGCACAAGGCCAACCTGATCGCGACACTGGGGCCCGAGGACCAGCCCGGGGGACTGGTGTTCTCGGGGCACTCGGACACCGTGCCCTTCGACCGCGGCAGCTGGCAGACGGACCCGTTCACGCTGACCAAGCGCGCCGATGGGTCCCTGTTCGGGCTCGGGGTGGCGGACATGAAGGGCTTCTTCCCGTGCATGCTGCACGCGGTCCGCGAGGTGGGGGCAGGGCGCCTGAAGAAGCCCGTGGTGCTGGTCGCCACGGCGGACGAGGAGAGCACCATGTGGGGCGCGCAGCAGCTGGTGCGCGAGGGGCGCCGGCTGGGGCGACACGCCATCATCGGCGAGCCCACGGGCATGCGCCCGGTACGCAAGCACAAGGGCGTCATGATGGAGCGCATCCTGATCGAGGGAGACTCGGGGCACTCCAGCGATCCTTCGTTGGGGCGCAACGCCATCGAGGGGCTCGGGCAGGTCATCGCCGCCATCGGTCGCCTGCGCGAGGAGCTCGCGGGGCGCTTCCACGACGAGGCCTTCAGCGTGCCCGGACCCACGCTCAACCTGGGCAAGGTGTTCGGCGGCGACAGCCCCAACCGCATCTGCGCGCGCTGCGAGCTGCACCTCGACGTACGGCCTCTGCCTGGCATGGTCCCCGAGGAGATCCGCGCGGAGCTCAACCGGGCCGTGCAGGAGGCCGTGCGCGACCTGGGACTCAGCGCCGAGTGCGCCGCGCTGGTCGACGGTGTGCCCCCCTTCGAGACCTCGGCCGACTCGGAGTTCGTGCGCGCCTGTGAGGCCACCACGGGGCACGCGGCCATGGCCGTCATGTTCGGCACCGAGGCGCCCTACCTCAACGAGCTCGGCATGGAGACCGTGGTGATGGGGCCCGGCGACATCTCCGTGGCGCACCAGCCCGACGAGACGCTGCGCGTGTCCGACCTCGAGCACGCCACGGGCCTCTACGCCCAGCTGCTGCACCGCTTCTGCGGGGACGACGCCTGA